From Calonectris borealis chromosome 9, bCalBor7.hap1.2, whole genome shotgun sequence, one genomic window encodes:
- the SRPRB gene encoding signal recognition particle receptor subunit beta isoform X2, which produces MAGGLEPHLEALRRELRAPGPALLSVLLALLAVAITLLIWRFVQGRRSSRKAVLLLGLCDAGKTLLFARLLTGKYRDTQTSITDSSAVYRVSNDKSGNVTLIDLPGHESLRLQFLERFKAAARAIVFVVDSVAFQREVKDVAEFLYQVLVDSTVLKNAPALLIACNKQDVTMAKSAKLIQQQLEKELNTLRVTRSAAPTSLDGSATGGPAQLGKKGKDFDFSQLPMKVEFVECSARGSKGEEGDADFEGLEKWLAKWCQIRTDWDVASAPHDAGDQPSCLVARSVLSKTNASSTRRALGFFFGCLFTP; this is translated from the exons ATGGCGGGGGGGCTGGAGCCGCACCTGGAGGCGCTGCGGCGGGAGCTgcgggcgcccggccccgccctgcTCTCCGTCCTCTTGGCGCTGCTCGCCGTCGCCATCACGCTCC TGATCTGGAGGTTcgtgcagggcaggaggagcagccggaaggcggtgctgctgctgggccTCTGCGACGCGGGGAAGACGCTGCTTTTCGCGCGG ctgTTGACAGGCAAATACCGCGATACCCAGACTTCGATAACCGACAGCTCCGCAGTTTACAGAGTCAGCAACGACAAG AGCGGTAACGTGACGTTAATCGACCTTCCGGGCCATGAGAGTTTGCGGCTTCAGTTCTTGGAGAGGTTCAAGGCCGCAGCCAG agcCATCGTGTTCGTGGTGGACAGTGTGGCCTTCCAGCGGGAGGTGAAGGATGTGGCGGAGTTCCTGTACCAGGTCCTGGTCGATAGCACCGTGCTCAAAAACGCACCCGCGCTGCTGATCGCTTGCAATAAGCAAG aTGTCACAATGGCAAAATCAGCAAAACTTATtcaacagcagctggagaaagagcT CAACACCTTACGAGTGACCCGCTCTGCAGCCCCCACCAGTCTGGATGGCTCAGCCACTGGGggccctgcccagctgggcaaGAAGGGCAAGGACTTCGACTTCTCCCAGCTACCCATGAAGGTGGAATTCGTGGAGTGCAGCGCTCGGGGCagcaagggagaggagggagatgcTGACTTCGAGGGCCTGGAGAAATGGCTGGCCAAG tggtgtcaaATCCGCACGGACTGGGACGTCGCTTCTGCTCCACACGATGCTGGAGATCAACCTTCCTGCTTGGTGGCCAGGTCTGTGTTGTCAAAAACCAATGCCTCCTCCACGCgcagggctttggggtttttttttgggtgctTATTTACTCCTTAG
- the SRPRB gene encoding signal recognition particle receptor subunit beta isoform X3, giving the protein MAGGLEPHLEALRRELRAPGPALLSVLLALLAVAITLLIWRFVQGRRSSRKAVLLLGLCDAGKTLLFARLLTGKYRDTQTSITDSSAVYRVSNDKSGNVTLIDLPGHESLRLQFLERFKAAARAIVFVVDSVAFQREVKDVAEFLYQVLVDSTVLKNAPALLIACNKQDVTMAKSAKLIQQQLEKELNTLRVTRSAAPTSLDGSATGGPAQLGKKGKDFDFSQLPMKVEFVECSARGSKGEEGDADFEGLEKWLAKVA; this is encoded by the exons ATGGCGGGGGGGCTGGAGCCGCACCTGGAGGCGCTGCGGCGGGAGCTgcgggcgcccggccccgccctgcTCTCCGTCCTCTTGGCGCTGCTCGCCGTCGCCATCACGCTCC TGATCTGGAGGTTcgtgcagggcaggaggagcagccggaaggcggtgctgctgctgggccTCTGCGACGCGGGGAAGACGCTGCTTTTCGCGCGG ctgTTGACAGGCAAATACCGCGATACCCAGACTTCGATAACCGACAGCTCCGCAGTTTACAGAGTCAGCAACGACAAG AGCGGTAACGTGACGTTAATCGACCTTCCGGGCCATGAGAGTTTGCGGCTTCAGTTCTTGGAGAGGTTCAAGGCCGCAGCCAG agcCATCGTGTTCGTGGTGGACAGTGTGGCCTTCCAGCGGGAGGTGAAGGATGTGGCGGAGTTCCTGTACCAGGTCCTGGTCGATAGCACCGTGCTCAAAAACGCACCCGCGCTGCTGATCGCTTGCAATAAGCAAG aTGTCACAATGGCAAAATCAGCAAAACTTATtcaacagcagctggagaaagagcT CAACACCTTACGAGTGACCCGCTCTGCAGCCCCCACCAGTCTGGATGGCTCAGCCACTGGGggccctgcccagctgggcaaGAAGGGCAAGGACTTCGACTTCTCCCAGCTACCCATGAAGGTGGAATTCGTGGAGTGCAGCGCTCGGGGCagcaagggagaggagggagatgcTGACTTCGAGGGCCTGGAGAAATGGCTGGCCAAGGTTGcctga